A section of the Pseudomonas fluorescens genome encodes:
- a CDS encoding ABC-F family ATPase, producing MISTANITMQFGAKPLFENVSVKFGAGNRYGLIGANGCGKSTFMKILGGDLDPSAGQVMLEPNVRLGKLRQDQFAYEEFNVIDTVIMGHEELWKVKAERDRIYSLPEMSEEDGMAVAELETEFAEMDGYTAESRAGELLLGLGIGIEQHFGPMSEVSPGWKLRVLLAQALFSDPEVLLLDEPTNHLDINTIRWLENVLTQRNSLMIIISHDRHFLNSVCTHMADLDYGELRLFPGNYDEYMTVATQSREQLLSDNAKKKAQISELQSFVSRFSANASKAKQATSRAKAIDKIQLAEVKPSSRVSPFIRFEQTKKLHRQAVIVERMAKGFDGKPLFKDFSFQVEAGERVAIIGPNGIGKTTLLRTLVNELTPDAGSVKWTDAAELGYYAQDHAHDFEDDVTLFDWMGQWAQGEQVIRGTLGRMLFSNDEILKSVKVISGGEQGRMLFGKLILQKPNVLVMDEPTNHLDMESIEALNLALENYPGTLIFVSHDREFVSSLATRIIELSPSGVIDFSGTYDDYLRSQGVVF from the coding sequence TTGATCTCCACAGCTAACATCACCATGCAGTTCGGCGCCAAGCCACTGTTTGAGAACGTCTCGGTCAAGTTCGGCGCCGGTAACCGTTATGGTTTGATCGGTGCCAACGGTTGCGGCAAGTCGACCTTCATGAAAATCCTCGGTGGCGACCTCGATCCATCCGCCGGCCAGGTGATGCTGGAGCCGAATGTGCGCCTGGGCAAGCTGCGCCAGGATCAGTTCGCCTATGAAGAATTCAACGTGATCGATACCGTGATCATGGGTCACGAAGAGCTGTGGAAGGTCAAGGCCGAGCGCGATCGCATCTACTCGCTGCCGGAAATGAGCGAAGAAGACGGCATGGCCGTGGCCGAGCTGGAAACCGAGTTCGCCGAAATGGACGGCTACACCGCCGAATCCCGAGCCGGTGAACTGCTGCTGGGCCTGGGTATCGGCATCGAGCAGCACTTCGGCCCGATGAGCGAAGTGTCCCCTGGCTGGAAGCTGCGCGTATTGCTGGCCCAGGCGCTGTTCTCGGATCCGGAAGTATTGCTGCTCGACGAACCGACGAACCACCTGGACATCAACACCATCCGCTGGCTGGAAAACGTCCTGACCCAGCGCAACAGCCTGATGATCATCATCTCTCACGACCGTCACTTCCTGAACAGCGTGTGCACCCACATGGCTGACCTGGACTACGGCGAGTTGCGCCTGTTCCCAGGCAACTACGATGAGTACATGACCGTGGCGACCCAGTCCCGCGAGCAGTTGCTGTCGGACAACGCCAAGAAGAAAGCGCAGATCTCCGAGCTGCAATCCTTCGTCAGCCGCTTCTCGGCCAACGCCTCGAAAGCCAAGCAGGCCACGTCCCGTGCCAAGGCGATCGACAAGATCCAACTGGCCGAGGTCAAGCCTTCGAGCCGTGTAAGCCCGTTTATCCGGTTCGAGCAGACCAAGAAACTGCACCGCCAGGCGGTCATCGTCGAGCGCATGGCCAAAGGCTTTGACGGCAAGCCGCTGTTCAAGGACTTCAGCTTCCAGGTTGAAGCCGGCGAGCGCGTGGCGATCATTGGCCCGAACGGTATCGGCAAGACCACCCTGTTGCGCACCCTGGTCAACGAACTGACCCCGGACGCCGGCAGCGTGAAGTGGACCGATGCCGCTGAACTGGGCTACTACGCCCAGGACCACGCCCACGACTTCGAAGACGACGTCACCCTGTTCGACTGGATGGGCCAGTGGGCCCAGGGCGAACAAGTGATCCGCGGCACCCTCGGTCGCATGCTGTTCTCCAACGACGAGATCCTCAAGTCGGTGAAAGTCATCTCCGGTGGTGAGCAAGGCCGGATGCTGTTCGGCAAGCTGATCCTGCAAAAGCCTAACGTACTGGTCATGGACGAACCGACCAACCACTTGGATATGGAGTCCATCGAGGCGCTGAACCTGGCGCTGGAGAACTATCCGGGCACACTGATCTTCGTCAGCCACGACCGTGAGTTCGTTTCGTCCCTGGCCACCCGCATCATCGAGTTGAGTCCAAGTGGCGTCATCGACTTCAGCGGCACCTATGACGACTACCTGCGCAGCCAGGGCGTCGTATTTTAA
- a CDS encoding class I SAM-dependent methyltransferase produces MDTLSAQQVIASNKAAWNESAEHHKATDHWQSLLAAVGKPGFSCLDPTLTALLVQVGIEGRDAVQLGCNNGRESLSLYGLGASHVVGIDQSDAFLAQAAELASRSPHSPEFVEADIHHLPERLQGRFDIALITIGVLNWMPDITLFMRHVASTLKEGGTLVVYETHPFLEVFDPEAANPMLPATSYFRREPFVQREAIVYEGQNNSATAASYWFVHTFGEVVSAAIAAGLQISHLEEYPHSNREELYDQYENQPAQLPMCYTLTAVKRSA; encoded by the coding sequence ATGGACACGCTGTCTGCTCAACAGGTTATCGCCAGTAACAAGGCGGCCTGGAACGAATCCGCCGAACATCATAAAGCTACCGACCACTGGCAAAGCCTGCTGGCTGCGGTAGGCAAGCCCGGTTTTTCCTGCCTGGATCCCACGCTGACGGCCTTGTTAGTGCAAGTGGGCATCGAGGGGAGGGACGCGGTGCAGCTGGGTTGCAACAACGGCCGTGAGAGCCTCTCACTGTATGGCCTTGGTGCCAGTCACGTGGTCGGGATCGACCAATCCGATGCGTTTCTTGCACAGGCGGCTGAACTGGCCAGCCGGTCACCCCATTCACCCGAATTCGTCGAAGCCGATATTCATCATCTGCCAGAGCGTCTGCAGGGGCGCTTTGATATCGCCCTGATCACCATCGGGGTGCTGAATTGGATGCCGGATATCACACTGTTTATGCGCCATGTTGCCAGCACCCTGAAGGAGGGTGGAACGCTGGTGGTCTACGAGACCCATCCCTTCCTGGAGGTGTTTGACCCCGAAGCGGCCAACCCGATGCTGCCCGCCACCTCATACTTTCGCCGCGAGCCGTTTGTGCAGCGCGAAGCGATTGTCTATGAAGGGCAGAACAACAGTGCCACCGCTGCTTCCTACTGGTTCGTACACACCTTTGGGGAGGTTGTCAGCGCGGCCATCGCGGCGGGGTTGCAGATCAGCCATTTGGAGGAGTATCCGCACTCCAATCGCGAAGAACTCTATGACCAGTACGAGAACCAGCCGGCGCAATTGCCGATGTGCTACACGCTGACGGCCGTCAAACGCTCGGCCTGA
- a CDS encoding TIGR03067 domain-containing protein, whose protein sequence is MPSPYSRGTPCPNEQDSQALQGTWEQIALEDSGIANPPDEHSAPGALTTIEGDQFQVMTLEGEVLLKGRFTLDASTTPKSITWIDAIGADAGKSLPASYTLDDKYFVFIAADEGMPRPTHFNTTPGQTMRTFVRRS, encoded by the coding sequence ATGCCATCGCCCTATTCACGCGGTACGCCGTGCCCGAACGAACAGGATAGCCAGGCGCTGCAAGGCACTTGGGAGCAAATCGCCCTGGAAGACAGCGGCATCGCCAACCCACCGGATGAGCACAGTGCGCCCGGCGCGCTAACCACGATTGAGGGAGACCAGTTCCAGGTCATGACCCTGGAGGGCGAGGTATTACTGAAGGGGCGCTTTACCCTGGACGCCAGCACGACGCCCAAGAGCATCACCTGGATTGACGCCATAGGCGCCGACGCCGGCAAATCCCTGCCCGCGAGCTACACCCTGGATGATAAGTACTTCGTCTTTATTGCTGCGGATGAAGGCATGCCCCGGCCAACGCATTTCAATACGACGCCAGGGCAGACAATGCGTACATTTGTGCGCAGATCTTGA
- a CDS encoding LPS O-antigen chain length determinant protein WzzB: protein MNRTPQVQAPVVSDEIDLFDLFHSIWRQKKLVIGCTLFAGLVGVGYALLAPREYQVSSVLRPAAINELDALNRSEVYKLPPADALAKVGAQLDSYDARLNFFKANPGLFEAFQKPGRSLEQSFEAFNRNSINLILPDPKKADSLSSYIRLELQYPTDMDGVAILNGFVDYAIAAEREQVGADLKVIVNNRLAELKGKIDAARSNYETDKESKIAKLLEGDKLKRAQLEDELSALRLQMKMQRSNRLAELNEAISIAKSMGIKNPTTPSSMADVERSGSSQVMRTEVNNQQIPLYFLGTDALEAERKALQQRTSDDFTNNRVAEIGKELQLLEVNRQVEVMKRRGNEDIFLQDVEPLRAEVARLRGLNIDMSTLKLVTIDRRAQEPLSPVKPKKLLVVALSLAVGLLLGMFVALVRHLVQTRRKAVEYSALDDDRFTRRERKDDPPLG from the coding sequence TTGAATAGAACTCCCCAGGTTCAAGCCCCCGTGGTATCCGACGAAATTGATTTATTTGACCTGTTCCACTCGATTTGGCGGCAAAAGAAACTGGTCATCGGTTGTACCCTTTTTGCAGGCCTGGTTGGCGTTGGTTATGCGTTGTTGGCGCCCCGTGAGTATCAGGTCAGCAGCGTGCTGCGTCCGGCCGCTATCAATGAGTTGGACGCACTCAATCGCTCAGAGGTCTACAAGCTGCCGCCGGCAGATGCCCTGGCCAAAGTGGGCGCGCAGTTGGACTCGTACGATGCGCGGCTGAACTTCTTCAAGGCCAACCCAGGCTTGTTTGAAGCGTTCCAGAAACCGGGACGCAGCCTGGAGCAGAGTTTCGAGGCGTTCAACCGCAACTCGATCAACCTGATTCTGCCCGACCCGAAGAAAGCCGACTCCTTGAGCAGCTATATTCGCCTCGAATTGCAGTACCCCACGGACATGGACGGCGTCGCGATTCTCAATGGTTTTGTCGACTACGCCATTGCCGCAGAGCGTGAGCAAGTGGGCGCCGATCTCAAGGTGATCGTCAACAACCGCCTCGCCGAGCTCAAAGGCAAGATTGACGCGGCGCGCTCCAATTATGAAACCGACAAGGAATCGAAAATCGCCAAGTTGCTGGAGGGCGACAAGCTCAAGCGCGCGCAGCTTGAAGATGAGCTCAGTGCCCTACGCTTGCAGATGAAAATGCAGCGTTCCAACCGCCTGGCAGAGTTGAACGAAGCCATCTCGATTGCCAAGTCCATGGGTATCAAGAACCCGACCACCCCTTCGTCCATGGCCGATGTCGAGCGCAGTGGGTCCAGCCAGGTGATGCGCACCGAGGTCAACAACCAGCAGATTCCCCTGTATTTCCTCGGCACTGACGCCCTGGAAGCCGAGCGCAAGGCCCTGCAACAACGCACCAGCGATGATTTCACCAACAACCGTGTCGCGGAAATCGGCAAGGAACTGCAGTTGCTGGAGGTCAATCGCCAGGTCGAGGTCATGAAACGGCGGGGCAATGAAGATATTTTCCTGCAGGATGTCGAACCCTTGCGTGCCGAAGTGGCACGCCTGCGTGGCCTGAATATCGATATGAGCACCTTGAAACTGGTGACGATTGACCGGCGTGCCCAGGAGCCGCTGAGCCCGGTCAAACCGAAAAAACTGCTGGTGGTTGCGTTAAGCCTGGCGGTCGGGTTGCTGCTGGGGATGTTCGTTGCCCTGGTGCGCCATCTGGTCCAGACGCGTCGCAAGGCGGTGGAATATTCAGCCTTGGACGATGACCGTTTTACCCGGCGTGAACGCAAGGATGACCCGCCATTAGGCTAA
- the lpxO gene encoding lipid A hydroxylase LpxO — protein sequence MKLIIVALYVVSIAYVHLRGRVRHKLGRQLSDHSTFLAPVNCFLYLFSRLPGRPYLSPSDFPDLSPLQEHWQEIREEGQNLMRAGEIKRSDQYNDVGFNSFFKSGWKRFYLKWYGDSHPSAMKLCPRTTELVQSIGSIKAAMFAELPPGSKLVRHRDPYAGSYRYHLGLDTPNDPGCYINVDGENYYWRDGEAVMFDETYIHYAENTTAQNRIILFCDIERPMKYRWAAAFNRWFSRNVMAAAGSPNDAGDKTGGLNRAFTRLYKIRLRGKELKKRNRTRYYLEKWAIFAGLAVVFVLV from the coding sequence GTGAAACTCATCATTGTTGCTCTCTACGTTGTCTCCATTGCGTATGTACACCTGCGTGGCCGGGTGCGACATAAGCTGGGCCGTCAATTAAGCGACCACTCGACCTTCCTTGCACCGGTCAATTGCTTTCTCTACCTGTTTTCCAGGCTGCCCGGCCGCCCGTACCTTTCGCCCAGCGACTTTCCCGACCTGAGCCCACTTCAGGAGCATTGGCAGGAGATTCGCGAGGAAGGCCAGAACCTGATGCGCGCCGGGGAGATCAAGCGTTCGGACCAATATAACGACGTAGGTTTCAACTCCTTTTTCAAGTCGGGCTGGAAGCGTTTCTACCTCAAGTGGTACGGCGACAGTCACCCCTCGGCCATGAAGCTGTGCCCACGTACGACTGAGCTTGTACAAAGCATCGGCTCGATCAAGGCGGCGATGTTTGCCGAACTGCCGCCCGGCTCCAAGTTGGTCCGCCATCGCGATCCTTATGCCGGCTCCTATCGCTACCACCTGGGGTTGGATACGCCCAACGACCCGGGCTGCTACATCAACGTGGACGGCGAGAACTATTACTGGCGTGACGGTGAGGCCGTGATGTTCGATGAGACCTACATCCACTATGCCGAAAACACCACGGCACAAAACCGCATCATTTTGTTCTGTGATATTGAGCGACCGATGAAGTACCGTTGGGCCGCGGCGTTCAATCGCTGGTTCAGCCGCAACGTCATGGCCGCCGCCGGCTCGCCCAATGATGCCGGAGACAAGACCGGTGGCTTGAACCGTGCCTTTACCCGCCTGTACAAGATCCGCCTGCGGGGCAAGGAACTGAAAAAGCGCAACCGCACCCGTTACTACCTGGAGAAGTGGGCGATCTTCGCTGGCCTGGCAGTGGTTTTCGTGCTGGTCTGA